A portion of the Acidobacteriaceae bacterium genome contains these proteins:
- a CDS encoding MBL fold metallo-hydrolase — MKHPLQLDRRTLLKSLAFASAASVCGVAFGEEAALHQPLPAWSEGYFDIHHIDTARGNATLLIFPDGTTMLIDAGAVPNLTDGTINPARPDGTTLRPGQVLAEYILAHAPAKKLDYFLNTHNHGDHINGLYDVAAALPIDSFIDRSYPTWAPGQQPPKGPDEDRYLAFLKSQGRKVEAAKVGSTQQIVERGKRSSKSAFSARILSANGNVWNRETGKIEPHLDRLPAAGSAHGYENNFSVATRFEYGAFSYFTGGDLCCDTFDGRRPELDIESPVARSCGRVEVAVADHHGYFDACGPEFVKSLDAQAYVIPSWDIGHPGSAQMQRMEGAWDFNNGKAVHDVFAIELLPQNALMNRRFSGQLKSKSGHVVVRVAPGGKTYSIYTLDATVEQGNITGVFGPYTSRATTQTEHKTGATA, encoded by the coding sequence ATGAAGCATCCTCTCCAACTCGACCGCCGTACGCTCCTCAAGTCGCTTGCCTTCGCGAGTGCCGCGAGCGTGTGTGGAGTTGCGTTTGGAGAAGAGGCAGCGTTGCACCAGCCGCTGCCCGCGTGGAGCGAAGGCTACTTCGACATCCATCACATCGACACCGCGCGCGGCAACGCAACGCTGCTTATCTTCCCCGATGGAACGACGATGCTGATCGACGCAGGCGCGGTGCCGAACCTCACTGACGGCACCATCAATCCGGCTCGCCCTGATGGTACGACGCTTCGCCCCGGACAGGTGCTTGCGGAGTACATTCTGGCGCATGCGCCAGCGAAGAAGCTCGACTACTTTCTGAACACGCACAATCATGGCGACCACATCAACGGACTTTACGACGTTGCGGCAGCACTTCCCATCGACAGCTTTATCGATCGCAGCTATCCGACGTGGGCACCGGGGCAGCAGCCGCCGAAGGGGCCTGACGAGGACCGTTATCTCGCATTTCTGAAATCGCAGGGCAGGAAGGTAGAAGCGGCGAAGGTAGGTTCGACGCAGCAGATCGTGGAACGCGGCAAGCGTTCGTCCAAGAGCGCATTCTCTGCACGGATTCTGTCTGCGAATGGCAACGTGTGGAACCGCGAGACAGGCAAGATCGAACCGCACCTTGATCGCCTTCCCGCAGCGGGCAGCGCGCATGGGTATGAGAACAACTTCTCGGTCGCCACACGCTTTGAGTACGGCGCGTTCAGCTACTTTACCGGCGGCGATCTGTGCTGCGATACCTTCGATGGACGACGCCCGGAGCTCGATATTGAATCGCCTGTAGCGCGGTCGTGCGGTCGCGTAGAGGTGGCCGTCGCAGACCACCACGGCTACTTCGACGCGTGCGGTCCAGAGTTTGTGAAGAGTCTGGACGCGCAAGCGTACGTGATTCCGTCGTGGGATATTGGTCATCCCGGCAGCGCGCAGATGCAGCGCATGGAAGGCGCATGGGACTTCAACAACGGCAAGGCCGTGCACGATGTCTTCGCGATTGAGCTGCTGCCGCAGAACGCGCTGATGAACCGCCGCTTCTCCGGTCAGTTGAAGTCGAAGAGCGGACACGTTGTCGTACGCGTGGCACCTGGCGGCAAGACTTACAGCATCTACACGCTCGATGCGACCGTCGAGCAAGGCAACATCACTGGCGTCTTCGGTCCATATACAAGCCGAGCAACGACGCAGACAGAACACAAAACAGGAGCAACAGCTTGA